AAGTAAAACTTGATGAAGCGAAACTTTCCCGATTTGTGTCTCCGCACACACTCTCTTTCGCAAATATGCTTTCCCTCTATAAAGCTTCGAATATAAAATTGCCGAAAATTACTTTGTGTGGCATTGCAGTTAAAGATGTTGATACGTTCAAGGAAGAACTTTCTGACGAAATCAAGATCAAATTACCGACAAGTGTCGAATCACTGAGAAGATTTTTTTTAGGTGAGTTAAAAAAAATGGTTAATAAATGAAAAAGCCAAGCGAATTTGCTTGGCTAAAATACAAAGTGATTTATAAATTAATACTTATGCTATCGCTTCCTCAGTAACTTTTGTTAATTCCTCAGGTGTAAATGGTTTTGAAATAAAATTGAATGCACCAAGTTTTGTTGCCTCGATTGCAGTTTCAATTGTTGCGTAACCTGTAATCATTATAAC
This genomic interval from Ignavibacteria bacterium contains the following:
- a CDS encoding hydrogenase maturation protease encodes the protein MTLVKIAIVGIGNPILSDDAVGLIAAERLFETISKSLDCSLIIHSEDMMSLIERLSVYDFAFIIDSFRDVEHVGEVFEVKLDEAKLSRFVSPHTLSFANMLSLYKASNIKLPKITLCGIAVKDVDTFKEELSDEIKIKLPTSVESLRRFFLGELKKMVNK
- a CDS encoding response regulator, producing VIMITGYATIETAIEATKLGAFNFISKPFTPEELTKVTEEAIA